CATTTAGAAactgaacaaaaacaaaaaaaaaaaagaaacaaaaccaaaaatttaactcatttttaatataaaaacaattttctttatttcatgTCAAATGCTATTTAACTTTGCTTAGCAAATAAGTGCGACGCAAATTTACCGACGCATACAtaaataagtaaaacaaaaatatcgGGCACCGAAAAAGTTTTAACATTAAGCAACTTTTCAAGACATAGAAGTAACAAAAGTCTCAGACAAAAACTGTCAATATGAACAGTAGCAAAGCAAAAATGTTGTCAAAGTAATAAAAGCGACAGTAACAGCAATATTTGACTgtggacaacaacaacagcaaaaaccaATAAAGCATTAGCAATAagaataattacaacaacaacaacaccatcaaaacaaataaatatcCACCGTAAAAAGCTATGCGACAGTGACAGTTTGTCTACTAAAGACATAATTCTATAGCAtggtaaagcaaaaaaaaagcataaaaaacaacaacaaacccaTAGACGTTGACATTTTACATAACCATAGTAACAAGAATTTTGTGGGTTACTGGATGTAGTCACGCGTAGTATCGCATTAATTAATTGATTTGAAGGAAAATACCAAGGAGAACAtacaaaatataaagaaaaagttcaagaaaaggaaaaaaagagaaaaagaggTAACGTGAGAAGAATAAAACGAAGAGAGAGGAGAGCAAGaaagaaaaataagaaaataaaaagaagaagcaAAATCAGAAGGGGGCAGGAGAAAGGGAGGGAAAAAGGGAAAAAAAAGACTAGAAGAAAAAAGTAGTAAAAGATGGTAAGAAGACAGCCAAAAGATAAACAGATAAAAtggtagtaaaaataaaaaaataagaggaAGAAAAAATAAGAGGAAGAAAAACGCCAAATATAGTAAAAAAAGAGACCagtaaaaaaggaaaagaagATACAAAGGGAAAATATAAACGAaacgaagaaaaagaagaagaagaagaacagcGAAGAAAAAGAAGATACGAGTTAAACATAGAAATAGCAGGAAGAAACACAGAGGGGAGCAGAAAACTAAGAAATAAGCACTAAGAAAAACGAACAAAAAAATTGGTTCTAAAAACAGAAGAAGTAAAAAAGATttcaaactgaattcaaaataaaatttactaaaGAAGgtactaaataaaaaacaattttagtAAAGGAATTTCAAAAAGAAGGATAAGCAAGGTGGCAAAAAGGAATAAAAGCAACTTACACTgtgataatacaaaaaaaaaaacaacactgtaattaaaaaaaaattttagttgtagcgctaattacaaaaaaaaatatatttaaaaaatttgtatataaaacaaaaacaaaattatagttAGCATAATACATACTTAAAGCGCTTGgtatcaaaaaatatataatataataaataaacttaGACTAAACTTTATAAGAATTTATCATTAAGGAAAAAAGCGCACGATATTATAATAAAACGCTTAGGACCAGTTTATGCAAAATAagataagaatttttttttttaataaattaaacaaaaaaaattattttaaaagctttattataaaaaaatactaaatatcaTAAAAACGTGATTGCCTAAGCATAACCGGTTATTgagttgatttttatttttaagaataaaCATTGAAAAACGTGACGCATTACCTAAAAAAACAATCCTTGAAAATAAACTTCAAATAACAaacacaaaaatagaaaataaaaagttgaacgtaaaaaattaaaaaaattcaaacacaaaatttttatggtcatataaaataaagaaataaataaaaattaatacataaaaaattttataaaacaattaataatttaaacaaattttgataaaaaaaaaacaaaaagaaaataaatgaaaatagatataagtaaatgaaaaaataaaaagtgaaaaaaaatttttgaattgatAAAAAAGGTATatagtaaacaaatttaaaaagctaattttgtaaatttaatttaatctcaaattaaattaagtataaattaaaaaaataataatttttaaaaattcattaataaataattaaacaaattcagctttaaattaaataaatgaacaaaaaaaaacatttaataataaatataaattttaagttGAAGAATatctttaataaatttaattaaaacgaaAACGTTGTATtcgtaaaaagttaaaaaaatagctaaaaattataaattcaaaaaaataaagaaaatttgggAGTACCAATtagtaaatacataaataagtaagAAAAAGAATAAACTAGAAAATATTTAAACAGTGTTTAGTTtatgaaaagtttaaaaaaaattaccaacaaaaatagctacaaatttattttaaaaacaatgtttttatttagtcaataaataaattaactatctaagaaaaaaatacataagaaTAAATTTTgttgtaagaaaaaataaatgcaaagcgcAATTCAAATTTAGAACAAATCAAAACTCATAACATAAAAATCGAAAATTgtcattaatatatataatcgCTCCTACATTGTAAAACTACGACGTTGCACATCGGCTCATTTGCCTGCAACATCACTCACTCGAAAGAAAACACGAATCACTCACAAACTACTCACGAGAGTTATACACAAATCGCTGACGAAAGTATGCACGTATCGCTCGCAAATTAACCACGATCAATCACTCATTCATTTCCTAACTAgtagatataaatatatattttgctcaaAATCTCTCACCTTGGTTGccattaaacaacaacaacaacgacaatggGTGATGAAATAGAAGAACGTACATTTAAAGAGAAAATGCTCTTCTACACCACTGCCTTTTTCATACTCCTCGGTACATTTAGCATGTTCGCCTTTCTCTTTCTCGTACCATTCGTCATTGAACCCGCATTCACAACAATATTCATGCAATTCGAAGAGGTGCCCGCACTATGTGAAACCTATGATGTCGAAACATATTTTGGTGCCAAAAATTGTTCGTGGGCATCATGTCGCGAAGGTTGCACAAAAGATATTTATATTTGTACGCAAGTACGCGTTAATTATCGACTGAATTTGTATAATTACACAGATGAATTCAATTTCACTGAATATCACCTCAATTTAGCTGAAGCGGAACGTTATGTACCGCCAGTTAAGCGCACAGATCGTTATGAGCGCGCCATACGTGATTATGATTACGACGCAGCGACAGCGGCAGTAACCAGCGATGCCAGCAAAGCGAATCAATTGGATAGGCCAATGAGTGGCGGTAGCGGTGGTGTGAGAGTGGATGCGGTAGCAGCAACAGCGGGAGCAACAGGAGCAACGGCAACGGCGCCGGCAGCGTCGGTGTTAACGAATAACGTTGATCGCATTCAACTTGATAGCATAAGTTTTGGTAGTGATAGCGCCGTTATGGCTGATGGCATCAATGGTTATTTCATCGATGAAGAACAACAAATAATGGATGAGGATTTAATGGGCGCTgacggcggcggcggcggtggcTTGCTGCTCAACGAGGAACGTCAACCATTCGATGAGATCTCTGAATTAAATGAAGGTCTCATGGGTAATAATTCCCTTTATTATTATGTTGGTGCACGCCTCTTTCCCAATGTCAAAGGTTGCGGCTATCCACCAATGCTCAATTGTACGATATGGTTGAAACGTTACACAAGAATTGGcattaaatttccatgttattatTCAAAAGTCGATCCAAGTTTGGTGATAAGCGATTTGGATTATTGGCAGAACACATTGAATTTGATCTATTCGATGGCTATACCGATACCATCGTTTATTATATCGGTTATATACCTGACAtatgcatattttaaaatttataatgaaGATGAAGAAACGGCGCCGCTCGATAAGAATGCCGAAGATATGGATATTGATGAGGGTGAGGTGGATGAGAGTGATGGTGCTGCATTGGCTAATAATGTTGCTGGTAGTCAAGTGATAAATATGATGGATTCGATGACGGGTGAAAGTTGTGTGGATTTGGTATTGCCGAATGGTGGTCCCGGTATGACGACCTCAATATCACAGGGTGGTGGTGGCGGTGGTGGGTCGGTGACAACGCCTGGTCAATATTTGCCACAATCGCCGCTCGGTTCACAAATGACACAAAATTCAGATATGAATTCGTTTGGTCATCAATTAAAAGTACAAATGGCGGATGAAATGTCACGCGACTCGCTGGAGAATGGTGTACTGTCGACGTCGAATTCAGTGCAGGGGTGAGTAAATGATTTTTGAAAaggttacttttttaaaaaggttacttttttaaaaaggttacttttttaaaaaggttacttttttaaaaaggttacttttttaaaaaggttacttttttaaaaaggTTACTTATTTCAAAAGGTTACTTTTTAAAATGCATATTTAAGGTTACTTTATTAAAAAGGTTACTTTTTTAAatggttacttttttaaaaaggttacttttttaaaaaggGCACTTTTTTAAAAAGGGCACTTTTTTAAAAAGGTTACTTATTTCAAAAGGTTACTTTTTAAAATG
The Eurosta solidaginis isolate ZX-2024a chromosome 5, ASM4086904v1, whole genome shotgun sequence DNA segment above includes these coding regions:
- the tipE gene encoding protein tipE, with the translated sequence MGDEIEERTFKEKMLFYTTAFFILLGTFSMFAFLFLVPFVIEPAFTTIFMQFEEVPALCETYDVETYFGAKNCSWASCREGCTKDIYICTQVRVNYRLNLYNYTDEFNFTEYHLNLAEAERYVPPVKRTDRYERAIRDYDYDAATAAVTSDASKANQLDRPMSGGSGGVRVDAVAATAGATGATATAPAASVLTNNVDRIQLDSISFGSDSAVMADGINGYFIDEEQQIMDEDLMGADGGGGGGLLLNEERQPFDEISELNEGLMGNNSLYYYVGARLFPNVKGCGYPPMLNCTIWLKRYTRIGIKFPCYYSKVDPSLVISDLDYWQNTLNLIYSMAIPIPSFIISVIYLTYAYFKIYNEDEETAPLDKNAEDMDIDEGEVDESDGAALANNVAGSQVINMMDSMTGESCVDLVLPNGGPGMTTSISQGGGGGGGSVTTPGQYLPQSPLGSQMTQNSDMNSFGHQLKVQMADEMSRDSLENGVLSTSNSVQGNLSKTMTTSISTPPGPTAAV